Proteins from a genomic interval of Patescibacteria group bacterium:
- a CDS encoding type II toxin-antitoxin system VapC family toxin, with amino-acid sequence MYLLDTSVLVDYLRRYAPAVAYLDSLLSKAQDERSGGAAVSFATALELYAGVRTKRDQQIASSLLAHFSVRAADNAIASKSIAIMQEYLHATGLDIPDCIIAATAIVKGYTLLTRNVKHFQPIDRVKAETPY; translated from the coding sequence ATGTATCTGCTGGATACGTCAGTGCTCGTTGATTATTTGCGGAGATACGCCCCCGCGGTTGCATATTTGGATTCGCTCTTGAGCAAAGCGCAGGACGAGCGGAGCGGGGGCGCGGCGGTGTCGTTCGCCACGGCGCTGGAATTATATGCCGGGGTGCGGACGAAACGCGACCAGCAAATCGCCTCCTCTTTGCTTGCGCACTTTTCGGTGCGTGCCGCCGATAATGCGATCGCATCAAAGAGCATCGCGATCATGCAGGAATATCTTCATGCCACGGGACTCGATATTCCTGATTGCATTATTGCTGCCACCGCAATCGTGAAAGGATATACACTGCTTACGAGAAATGTGAAGCATTTCCAGCCTATTGATCGCGTGAAGGCGGAAACGCCCTATTGA
- a CDS encoding cob(I)yrinic acid a,c-diamide adenosyltransferase, protein MAHSAKKYEKGFIIVYYGDGKGKTTAALGLAMRALGRGMNVAVLQFIKSDPGVGKGITWTSGERIFAQVFVRYKIQDTRYKNRIGKLYVKTTGEGFVGIQGDERPFEEHKAAAVKGLRSAEEALRKGKFHVVILDEALRAVEEKLFSAKDLMKALRNKKKGVHVVLTGHHVAKEILEIADLVTEMKKVKHPYDKGILAKIGIDF, encoded by the coding sequence ATGGCGCATTCAGCGAAAAAGTATGAGAAGGGATTCATCATCGTTTATTATGGCGACGGGAAAGGGAAGACTACCGCCGCCTTGGGGCTTGCGATGCGGGCGTTGGGGCGGGGCATGAATGTGGCGGTGCTGCAGTTTATCAAAAGCGATCCGGGGGTGGGGAAAGGCATAACGTGGACGAGTGGCGAAAGAATTTTCGCTCAAGTGTTCGTAAGATACAAGATACAAGATACAAGATACAAAAATCGTATTGGGAAGTTATATGTAAAAACAACAGGTGAAGGATTTGTGGGGATACAGGGTGACGAAAGGCCGTTTGAGGAGCACAAAGCGGCGGCGGTGAAAGGATTGCGTTCTGCGGAAGAGGCGCTTCGAAAAGGGAAATTTCACGTGGTGATCCTTGATGAAGCGCTGCGCGCGGTGGAGGAAAAATTATTTTCTGCCAAAGATTTAATGAAAGCGTTAAGGAATAAAAAGAAAGGAGTGCATGTGGTGCTTACCGGGCACCATGTAGCAAAGGAAATTCTCGAAATCGCAGATCTCGTGACAGAAATGAAAAAAGTAAAGCATCCTTATGATAAGGGAATACTTGCAAAGATTGGTATAGATTTTTAA
- a CDS encoding DUF4430 domain-containing protein, which produces MKRKEGILRLLVILFLVLVTAGCSLPWQKEIQKQESAEQATVQMVTLKITNKDAKTYEYPLVYQGNSTALDLFRLAGVPVEMKTYDFGSFVESISGVKGEQGRWWIYYLNGTTGTIAADKYMVKPGDVIEWKYEEEKEGL; this is translated from the coding sequence ATGAAACGCAAAGAAGGAATTTTACGTTTGTTAGTGATTTTATTCCTTGTTTTAGTCACCGCGGGCTGTTCTTTGCCGTGGCAAAAGGAAATACAGAAGCAAGAATCAGCGGAGCAGGCGACCGTGCAGATGGTGACTTTGAAAATCACGAACAAGGACGCGAAAACGTATGAGTACCCGCTGGTGTATCAGGGCAATAGCACGGCGCTTGACTTATTCAGGTTGGCGGGCGTGCCGGTGGAAATGAAAACGTATGATTTCGGCTCGTTTGTGGAGTCCATCAGCGGTGTGAAGGGCGAACAGGGGCGCTGGTGGATCTATTACCTGAATGGCACGACAGGAACGATTGCCGCAGACAAGTATATGGTCAAGCCCGGCGATGTGATAGAGTGGAAGTATGAGGAGGAGAAAGAAGGACTGTAA
- a CDS encoding DUF6580 family putative transport protein, producing MKNAVTVMKFFPYFLVLLGAVARLLPHAPNFTPIAALALFGAVYLKKRDSLWVPLAAMFLSDILIGFYHSLIMASVYGSFVLVGIFGIWLRRFRSVIPDQDRGSSNKKKRFHGWWLRVGGVAFFGSTFFFLITNWAVWAWGTLYPKTLDGLFLSYWMGLPFFRNTLFGDLFYVSLFFGIAETVYWWNRSANHWSTIVADNQRE from the coding sequence ATGAAAAATGCAGTCACGGTAATGAAATTCTTTCCCTATTTTCTCGTGTTGTTGGGTGCCGTGGCCAGGCTCTTGCCTCATGCTCCGAATTTTACTCCCATCGCGGCATTGGCACTCTTTGGCGCGGTCTATTTGAAAAAACGCGACTCGCTCTGGGTGCCCTTAGCGGCCATGTTTCTTTCTGACATTCTGATCGGCTTTTATCATTCATTAATCATGGCGTCAGTGTATGGGAGTTTTGTACTTGTGGGGATTTTTGGAATCTGGTTGAGGCGCTTCCGCAGTGTCATCCCCGACCAGGATCGGGGATCCAGTAATAAAAAAAAACGATTTCACGGTTGGTGGCTGCGTGTTGGTGGCGTTGCATTTTTCGGCTCGACTTTCTTTTTCCTGATCACCAACTGGGCAGTGTGGGCGTGGGGTACACTCTACCCCAAAACACTGGACGGTCTCTTCTTGAGCTACTGGATGGGTTTGCCCTTTTTCCGAAATACGCTTTTCGGGGATCTGTTTTATGTCTCTCTCTTTTTTGGCATCGCTGAAACTGTATATTGGTGGAATAGAAGTGCCAATCATTGGAGTACCATAGTAGCAGATAATCAGAGAGAGTAA